DNA from Sphingomonas psychrotolerans:
CCTGATGACCGCCGAACAGCTTGAACTTCTTCGCTAGCGACAGATTGACTTCGCAATAGGCGAACACGCCGCCGATGCAGTTTTTCTGCGGATAGGCGGCGGTGAAGCGATTGAATCCGGAGTCGGCGCCGTTGGTCTGATCGGTCACGCGGAATGCCTGGCCGCTGCCGAGCGTGGTCAGGGTCGAGAACTGGAAGCCGAGCGGCAGATCGACGATCCCCGAGAAGACGAGGCGATGACGCTCGTCGCCGTTGCGCGGGCGCCAGCCATAATCGTCGGGAGTGATCGCATCGAGGCTGAACAGATCGCCGCCATTCTGCTCGCCCTTGGAGAGCGTGTAGGCGATATTGATCCCCCAGCCCGAGGCGGGGCTGTAGGGTTTGTCGAGCGTGACGAAGAGAGCCTTGTAGCGCGTGTCGAGCCCGTCATAGCCGATCAACACGTTGGCATAGCCGAACGGCACCACCGGCGCGGTGTTGCAGCAGCCGCCGAGCCCGTTGTTGTTCCGGGTGGCGAACAGATGCGTATAGCCGTTTCGGCCACGCTGGTACGATCCGGTAACCGATGCCTGGAAAATGCCGAACCGCTGGCGTACGCCGAGGCTGATCTGGTCGTTGACCGGCGGCTTGGCGTCGTTCTTGACCGCGAACAATTCGGGATTACCCGCCCCCGCCGCACTCGCCCGCAGCGCGAGCAAACCTTCCCGGGTTAGGTAGGACGGGTTCCACTGGATCGTCGGCAGCCCACTACGCGGTGCACCGTCGACTGAGAAGCGGAACACGCCAACCGGGTTGATCGTCCGCGAGAGTTCGTCAACCGTGTTGTTAAAGCTATTACGATCGTAATAACGGCCGAGGCCGCCGAAGATGACCGTCGAGCGATCCCCGTTCAGATCCCAGGAGAAGCCGAGCCTCGGTGCGATCGCGCCGGCGAAAGGGCTTCGATCATTGCCGTCGGTGATATAGTTTTCGGGATCGAAATAGGCTGTCGTCGGCAACGCCCGCAACGCCGCAGCCGCGGCAGCCGGAGTGCGATACTCGTTGTTGAATCCGTTGGTCTCATAGTCCCAGCGTATGCCGAGATTGAGCTGGAGCCGATCGGTCACATCCCAATCGTCCTGCACGTACAGGCCCACTTGCGTGTTGGAGCCCTGCACCAATCCGCTGCCCAGTCCGAGTCGCGCTTCCGCCGGAAAGGAATAGTTAAGGTTGTTCTGAGGCTCGCGCCGGAAGATGTAACGCGGCTGGATGAGGTTCTGGTTGTCGAAGTCGATATCGGTGATTTCGACGCGCGCACCGACCTTGAAGGCGTGGCCCTCGACACCGGTATAAGTGAAATCGTTGCGCAGCGTGTGGCCCTTCTGAACCTCGCGCCGCGTCGAATCCTTGCCGCCGAACAGGATAACGCCGTCATAGTCGAAGCTTGGTAGCCCCGGGTTCAACGACGTCGGATTGAAGGTGTAATCGAGGAAGTTCGCATTGAACTCGTTTATGAAGTTCTCGCCATTATGCGTCCACTTGAAGAGATAGGTGTCGACCTGATTGCGTTTGTTCTCGGCATATTCGTAGGAGGTATTACCGCCGAAACCCTGGATGTCGGTTTCCTGACGGCGGCTGAACGACAGGTCGAACGTGTTGCGATCGTCCGGAGTCAGTGTCAATTTGCCGAAATAGAAGTCCCCACGGAAAGGGCTGACGAACGCGCCCTCGAAGTCGGCGAGGCGACGTCCGGAAAATTGCTCGAACTCGGCGATCGCCGCCGAATTGCCGGTGCTGTCGACGTTGAACGCGCGATTCTGATCGTTGCCCTCATAAGCGAGGAAGAAGAACAACTTGTCCTTGATGATCGGGCCGCCGAGCGAAACGCCATATTGCTTGCGCTCGAAATCGGGCTCGGGCCGATTGTTGCGCTTGTCGAAGTACGATTTCTGCGCAAGCCCCTTGTCGGTATATTGGCCGAATGCTTCGCCGTGGAATTCGTTGGTGCCCGATTTGGTGATCGCGGTGACAATCGCCGAACCGGCCTGCTCGTACTCGGCCTTGTAGTTCTGCGTCAGCACGCGGAACTCCTGCACCGCCAGCTGGCCGAACGGATTGCCGCGGCTGTTCTGCTGGCCGGCGATGCCACCCTCGCGCAACTTGTTTTTCAGACTGACGCCGTCGATGAACACGTTGACCTGGCTGGCGGTCGAGGCGCCAGACTGGATGCCCTTGTCGGTTTCGCTGTCGTTGTAGCGCACCCCGGGCGCCAGCGCCGCAAAGGACAGGAAGTTGCGATCGGTCTGCGGCAGGGTGCGGATCTGCTCCTGGCTGACATTGGTCGCGACTTCGCTGGTGCGGGTCTCGGCCAGCCGCGAACCGGTGACGACGATCTCGCTCTCGCCCTCGTCGACGGCAGCGACGGTTTCCGCGCCGACTGCAAGATCGAGCGACGCCGCCTGGCCGACGCCGAGCGTCACCGTCTGGCTGCTGGTCTGCTCGCCCGCAGTCGCAGTCACTTCGTACGAGCCGGGGCGCAGCCCGCTCAGCGTGTAGCGACCATCGGCGGCGCTGGTGGCGCGATAGGTCTGGTTGGTGCCGGTGTTGCGCGCCGAAACCTGCGCGCCTGCGGCGGCGCTGCCGTCACTCGCGGTCACGTGCCCGCGGATCGAGCCGGTGGTGACCTGCGCCGCCGCCGGCGCGGGCAACATCACCGCGCCGCCTGCCAGCATCGTCGCCGCTGCGAGATATGCCCTGAAGGTTTTTCCCTGATGGATCGTCATAGTCTATCCCTTCCCGTTCTTACGCTTTTGTTATGCCGCTCTGGCCGTTGACGCTGATCGGCGCGCGCTGCCGAAGCGCGCGCGCACGGCCTGCTGCAGTCACGGAGAATTCACCTCAAAATCCCGATCGGGTTTCATGCTCACTCTCCTGATCCCGGCTTCTGTAACCGGTTACATAATTCTGCGTATCGACAGATACGTCCGACAACGATGTCAAAATCGATTTTGACGCATGCTGTCAATCCTGGTGACGGCTGAGAACGTTCTCATCATGAAGGCGGTGGCACACCGTGTCCGAACGGCAACAGTGTCGAACACCCGCGTGCCCCGCCCCTGCATGCATCTCACGATCCTCTGTCCCAAGAGGTCGCGCCGCTGCAGCGCACCGCGCCGGTCGCCCATGCGTCGAAGGTCCGGAGCGCACTATGCTTCAAAAAGCGCGCCGTTCACTCTTGTCCCTGAGGGGATTTTTTGCCAAATAGTCTGACTAATCAGGGCACAGTGCCCAGGGGCTGACACAACCGAAA
Protein-coding regions in this window:
- a CDS encoding TonB-dependent receptor, with the translated sequence MTIHQGKTFRAYLAAATMLAGGAVMLPAPAAAQVTTGSIRGHVTASDGSAAAGAQVSARNTGTNQTYRATSAADGRYTLSGLRPGSYEVTATAGEQTSSQTVTLGVGQAASLDLAVGAETVAAVDEGESEIVVTGSRLAETRTSEVATNVSQEQIRTLPQTDRNFLSFAALAPGVRYNDSETDKGIQSGASTASQVNVFIDGVSLKNKLREGGIAGQQNSRGNPFGQLAVQEFRVLTQNYKAEYEQAGSAIVTAITKSGTNEFHGEAFGQYTDKGLAQKSYFDKRNNRPEPDFERKQYGVSLGGPIIKDKLFFFLAYEGNDQNRAFNVDSTGNSAAIAEFEQFSGRRLADFEGAFVSPFRGDFYFGKLTLTPDDRNTFDLSFSRRQETDIQGFGGNTSYEYAENKRNQVDTYLFKWTHNGENFINEFNANFLDYTFNPTSLNPGLPSFDYDGVILFGGKDSTRREVQKGHTLRNDFTYTGVEGHAFKVGARVEITDIDFDNQNLIQPRYIFRREPQNNLNYSFPAEARLGLGSGLVQGSNTQVGLYVQDDWDVTDRLQLNLGIRWDYETNGFNNEYRTPAAAAAALRALPTTAYFDPENYITDGNDRSPFAGAIAPRLGFSWDLNGDRSTVIFGGLGRYYDRNSFNNTVDELSRTINPVGVFRFSVDGAPRSGLPTIQWNPSYLTREGLLALRASAAGAGNPELFAVKNDAKPPVNDQISLGVRQRFGIFQASVTGSYQRGRNGYTHLFATRNNNGLGGCCNTAPVVPFGYANVLIGYDGLDTRYKALFVTLDKPYSPASGWGINIAYTLSKGEQNGGDLFSLDAITPDDYGWRPRNGDERHRLVFSGIVDLPLGFQFSTLTTLGSGQAFRVTDQTNGADSGFNRFTAAYPQKNCIGGVFAYCEVNLSLAKKFKLFGGHQVEAAVDLLNAFNNKNFEGFDDSFNNTIDPTTGEVVNPLDPADIGRNLLTLPRRIQFRLGYRF